The window TCTTCTTCATGTAAGCCATCTCGTCGGCGACGTTCTGCGCGCTGCGGACGCGATACTTGTGCCCGCCGATGGTCTGCGGCCAGAGGCAGAAAGTGCACTGGGCCGGGCAGCCGCGGCCCGTATACATCGAGACGTAGGGATGCTGGAGGTAGCCGATGAAATACTTTTCGATTTCGAGGTCGCGCTTGTAGACGTCGGCAACCCACGGGAGCGAGTCCATGTCGGCAATCATCTCGCGCTCGGGGTTGTGCTTAATTTTGCCTTCGCCGTCCTTGTAGGAGAGGCCCTTGATGGTCGAAAGCTCGCGGCCTTCGGCAACTTCCTTGCAGGTGAAATCGAACTCCTTGCGCCCGACCCAATCAATCGCCCACGA of the Verrucomicrobiota bacterium genome contains:
- a CDS encoding hopanoid biosynthesis associated radical SAM protein HpnJ — translated: MSKTLFLSPPSFDGFDGGAGARYQARREVTSYWYPTWLAQPAALVPSSRLLDCPPHHIDVAQCLAIAKDFDHVIINTSTPSLKNDCKVAEAIKQQKPGTQIGFVGAHAMVLPAETLKASWAIDWVGRKEFDFTCKEVAEGRELSTIKGLSYKDGEGKIKHNPEREMIADMDSLPWVADVYKRDLEIEKYFIGYLQHPYVSMYTGRGCPAQCTFCLWPQTIGGHKYRVRSAQNVADEMAYMKK